One window from the genome of Echinicola vietnamensis DSM 17526 encodes:
- a CDS encoding glycoside hydrolase family 78 protein has translation MKVEKNYTEPLALMQAWLFLLIAVVLFSGCDSGPRGTLLQVTNITTELADNPMNIEKTAPRFGWELVSDANGARQTAYQVVVSHSASEDEAAVVWDSGKITSGQSQLIPYEGGPLINGERYFWKVKVWNEAGISSDWSNMAFFEMAPYELEKGAQWIGAITRAESGLPAGRNYHEPDMRREENKEKWSKVKPLAKRSIQLRKPFEVESEIEKATVYISGLGHYELKLNGEKVGNSEFAPLWSDYDKTVYYNAYDVTERLVSGENAIGVLLGNGMYNVSGDRYAKFLISFGPPTLFFHLKITYADGEEQLISSDDSWKWSESPITFNCVFGGEDYDATLEQDGWAQPGFDDRNWKPVVIQEAPKGKLCPQHASPVLVQKQYDIKATAEPEENTYVLDMGQNLAGFPSIKVKGQKGQKVKLVVGEHLKESGLVGQGRTGGPHYYEYTLKGDEEESWQPRFSFYGYQYIQVTDVNVPGQEQQADRPTITEIKSNFIYNDATEEGTFESSNEIFNQTHLLINNAIKSNMQSVFTDCPHREKLGWLEETHLNGPGLFYNYDLTQLVPKVMQDMADAQRENGLVPNIAPEYVVFGGDFTDSPEWGVASVVLPWMYYDYYGDSSLIQEYYPMMKKYIDYLGTTADNHIVSHGLGDWYDYGEHAAGYSKNSPIALSATSHYYFGVKLLKKAALMLQKGVDYREYSRLEKQVKEAFNQTFFDPETNQYGTGSQFSNAVPLFLDMVDSTKREAVLAHLVQDIEAHGYRLTTGDVGNRYLYQTLARNGLNEVMFKMHNHYDTPGYGFQIKFGLTTLTEQWDPRKGNSWNHFMMGQIEEWFYRDLAGIQPDPDQPGFKHFLLKPQWVGDMTFVKASYESIYGTIASSWKKEEGNAQFHFDIPANTSATLVLPVEQSAEVRINGSRTEKAKGVSKVQADGHPSFELGSGKYSIEVKF, from the coding sequence TTGAAAGTAGAAAAGAATTATACGGAACCTTTAGCCCTCATGCAGGCATGGCTGTTTTTATTGATAGCGGTAGTACTGTTTTCTGGCTGCGATTCCGGACCTAGGGGTACCCTTCTTCAGGTGACCAACATCACCACGGAATTGGCCGATAACCCGATGAACATTGAAAAGACGGCGCCACGATTTGGATGGGAATTGGTCAGTGATGCGAACGGTGCCCGGCAAACCGCTTATCAGGTGGTGGTGTCCCATTCTGCCAGCGAGGATGAAGCGGCGGTAGTTTGGGACAGTGGTAAAATCACCAGCGGTCAGAGCCAATTGATTCCCTATGAAGGTGGCCCCTTGATCAATGGAGAGCGGTATTTCTGGAAAGTAAAAGTGTGGAATGAAGCAGGTATTTCCTCTGATTGGAGCAACATGGCTTTTTTCGAAATGGCACCATATGAGCTGGAAAAAGGAGCTCAGTGGATCGGCGCCATCACCCGTGCGGAAAGTGGATTGCCGGCTGGCAGAAATTATCATGAGCCGGATATGCGCCGGGAGGAAAATAAGGAAAAATGGTCCAAGGTGAAGCCATTGGCAAAGCGGAGTATCCAATTGCGGAAACCGTTTGAGGTGGAAAGTGAAATTGAAAAAGCGACAGTTTATATCAGTGGACTTGGCCATTATGAGCTCAAGCTCAACGGGGAAAAAGTGGGCAACAGTGAATTTGCACCCTTGTGGTCAGATTATGACAAAACGGTTTATTACAATGCTTACGATGTCACCGAGCGCCTTGTAAGCGGGGAAAATGCCATTGGCGTCTTACTGGGCAATGGGATGTACAACGTGTCCGGTGATCGTTATGCAAAGTTCCTGATCAGTTTTGGTCCTCCCACCCTATTTTTTCACCTGAAAATCACCTATGCTGATGGTGAGGAACAGCTGATATCGTCGGATGATTCATGGAAGTGGTCGGAGAGTCCGATTACCTTCAATTGTGTTTTTGGTGGCGAGGATTACGATGCCACTTTGGAGCAAGACGGTTGGGCGCAGCCTGGATTTGATGACCGCAACTGGAAGCCTGTGGTCATCCAAGAAGCCCCTAAGGGAAAACTTTGTCCGCAGCATGCATCACCGGTACTTGTCCAGAAGCAATATGACATCAAAGCAACTGCCGAGCCTGAAGAAAACACCTATGTGCTGGACATGGGGCAGAACTTAGCCGGTTTTCCATCCATCAAGGTGAAAGGTCAAAAAGGTCAGAAAGTAAAGCTGGTCGTGGGAGAGCACCTCAAGGAGAGTGGTTTGGTAGGCCAAGGTAGAACCGGAGGTCCGCATTATTACGAATACACACTCAAGGGCGACGAAGAGGAATCCTGGCAGCCGAGGTTTAGCTTTTATGGTTACCAATACATCCAAGTGACAGACGTGAATGTGCCCGGCCAAGAGCAGCAAGCAGATAGGCCCACCATTACCGAGATAAAATCCAATTTTATCTATAACGACGCCACGGAAGAGGGAACCTTTGAAAGCTCCAATGAGATTTTCAACCAGACCCATTTGCTGATCAATAATGCCATCAAGAGCAATATGCAAAGTGTTTTTACCGATTGTCCACATCGGGAGAAGTTGGGCTGGCTGGAAGAGACACACCTAAATGGTCCCGGGTTGTTTTATAATTATGACCTTACCCAGCTGGTGCCTAAAGTCATGCAAGACATGGCAGATGCCCAGCGGGAAAATGGCCTGGTGCCAAACATCGCCCCCGAATATGTGGTCTTTGGAGGTGACTTTACGGATTCCCCTGAATGGGGCGTGGCTTCTGTGGTACTGCCTTGGATGTATTACGATTATTATGGCGACAGTTCCTTGATTCAGGAGTATTATCCGATGATGAAAAAATACATCGACTATTTGGGGACGACAGCCGATAACCATATCGTTTCCCATGGTTTGGGGGATTGGTATGACTATGGCGAGCATGCTGCGGGCTATTCCAAGAACAGTCCGATTGCCCTTTCGGCCACTTCGCACTATTATTTTGGGGTGAAATTATTGAAAAAGGCTGCTTTGATGCTCCAAAAAGGGGTGGATTACCGGGAATACAGCCGGCTGGAAAAGCAGGTGAAAGAAGCCTTTAACCAAACCTTTTTTGATCCCGAGACCAACCAATACGGTACCGGAAGTCAATTTTCCAATGCCGTGCCGCTGTTTTTGGACATGGTCGATTCGACCAAGCGGGAAGCGGTGTTGGCGCATTTGGTGCAGGACATTGAAGCGCATGGTTACCGATTGACCACCGGCGATGTGGGCAACCGGTATTTGTACCAGACATTGGCCAGAAACGGGCTGAATGAAGTGATGTTCAAGATGCACAACCATTACGACACGCCCGGATACGGTTTCCAGATCAAGTTTGGGCTGACGACATTGACCGAACAGTGGGATCCCCGCAAGGGCAACAGCTGGAACCATTTTATGATGGGGCAAATCGAAGAGTGGTTTTACCGTGATTTGGCCGGCATCCAGCCGGATCCTGATCAGCCTGGTTTTAAACACTTCCTATTAAAGCCGCAGTGGGTGGGCGATATGACATTCGTCAAGGCCAGCTATGAAAGCATTTACGGGACCATTGCTTCCTCTTGGAAAAAGGAAGAGGGAAATGCCCAATTCCACTTTGACATACCAGCCAATACAAGCGCCACGTTGGTGCTGCCCGTGGAGCAATCCGCAGAAGTAAGGATCAATGGCAGCAGGACTGAGAAAGCCAAGGGAGTGAGCAAGGTGCAAGCCGATGGGCATCCATCTTTTGAGCTGGGCTCGGGGAAATATAGTATTGAAGTTAAGTTTTAG
- a CDS encoding glycoside hydrolase family 43 protein, which yields MKITERTSFIKIALFVLGSLMLSCQSEKEYYIFTSFREPADEGLYLAYSEDGYHWESLGGPFLPPKVGKSHIMRDPSVVKGPDGTYHMVWTTDWRGGKGFGYASTQDFVDWSEQQFIPAMAHEPDVVNVWAPEIFYDDEEDRYIIIWASTIPFRYEKGEEEERNNHRMYYTTTKDFKDFTPTKLFLEPGFSVIDAVIVKRKKDDYALVLKDNTRPNRNIQVAFGKSPLGPWKDYSEPFSDFLTEGPTVLKDGDKWLIYFDSYGAKTYQAVSTADFKTFTNIDDQISLPEGHKHGTISTVSKEVLDNLKANAKTK from the coding sequence ATGAAAATTACTGAGAGAACGAGCTTTATAAAGATAGCCTTATTCGTTTTGGGCAGCCTGATGCTGAGCTGCCAATCAGAAAAGGAATATTACATTTTTACTTCCTTTCGAGAACCAGCAGATGAAGGGCTTTACTTGGCGTACAGCGAAGATGGCTACCATTGGGAAAGTCTTGGAGGCCCTTTCCTGCCGCCAAAAGTCGGCAAAAGCCACATCATGCGTGATCCTTCTGTGGTAAAAGGGCCCGACGGAACCTACCACATGGTATGGACCACTGATTGGAGGGGGGGCAAGGGTTTTGGCTATGCCAGCACACAGGATTTTGTGGATTGGTCGGAGCAGCAGTTTATTCCTGCTATGGCCCATGAACCCGATGTAGTGAACGTTTGGGCACCAGAGATCTTTTATGATGATGAAGAAGACCGCTACATCATCATTTGGGCATCCACTATCCCTTTCCGGTACGAGAAGGGTGAGGAAGAAGAGCGAAACAACCACCGGATGTACTACACCACGACCAAGGATTTCAAGGATTTTACGCCGACAAAGCTCTTTTTGGAGCCGGGTTTTAGCGTTATTGATGCGGTGATCGTGAAGCGCAAAAAAGATGATTATGCGCTGGTATTGAAAGATAATACCCGCCCCAACCGGAATATCCAAGTGGCTTTTGGCAAATCTCCGCTAGGCCCTTGGAAGGATTATTCGGAGCCATTTTCGGATTTCCTCACCGAGGGGCCTACGGTGCTGAAAGATGGGGATAAGTGGCTGATCTATTTTGACAGCTACGGTGCCAAGACCTATCAAGCAGTCAGTACGGCAGATTTCAAGACCTTTACCAATATCGATGATCAAATCAGCCTGCCGGAGGGACATAAACACGGCACGATCAGTACGGTTTCCAAAGAAGTGTTGGACAACCTAAAAGCCAACGCAAAAACAAAATGA
- a CDS encoding glycoside hydrolase family 28 protein produces the protein MKRLTKLLFVVCLFAFSQSLTAANPGWTNILDVGGNNEGQLCTEAIQSAIDKAAEAGGGTLFFPAGDYLTGAIHMKSNTTLHLDAGAVLRFSTNFDHYLPFVQMRWEGTVMNNFSPLIYAYEAENITITGRGKIDGQGKDWWMEMYRIHEAAPETLEESKYQKMWTAANEGLETSPNYQKTMRLKFFRPPLIQPFRCKNVRIEGVTIVNSPFWTVNPAFCDNVTITGVTIENPPSPNTDGINPTSCRNVHISDSHISVGDDCITIKSGRDMDGRKWDTPTENVTITNCTMLSGHGGVVIGSEVSGSIRKVTISNCVFDGTDRGIRLKAARGRGGVVEEIRVDNVVMKDIQLEAIVMNLFYDKNTKEGPVTEETPAFRNIHISNVTGSQINVAGKILGIPEMPIDQISFSNINMDAKEGISIHTATNVELHDVQITTEMGPSISVEDTEGIILDNIKSRRPHADRPVVELMNVSNALVTNNFPMVSTPNFLKINGEKSLDIFIQNNQWNNVTEPVIKGEEVKGIN, from the coding sequence ATGAAAAGACTAACAAAATTACTGTTTGTAGTATGCCTTTTTGCCTTCAGTCAATCGTTGACTGCGGCGAATCCGGGCTGGACGAATATTTTGGATGTTGGTGGCAACAACGAAGGCCAGCTTTGTACGGAAGCCATCCAAAGTGCCATTGACAAAGCCGCTGAGGCAGGTGGGGGAACGCTTTTTTTTCCGGCGGGGGATTACCTCACGGGTGCCATTCACATGAAAAGCAATACCACCCTTCATTTGGATGCGGGAGCGGTGTTGCGATTTTCCACGAATTTTGACCATTACCTGCCTTTTGTGCAGATGCGTTGGGAAGGGACTGTGATGAATAACTTCTCCCCATTGATCTACGCCTATGAGGCAGAGAATATCACCATTACCGGTAGGGGAAAGATCGACGGTCAAGGCAAAGACTGGTGGATGGAAATGTACCGGATTCATGAAGCGGCTCCCGAGACCCTCGAAGAGAGCAAATACCAGAAGATGTGGACCGCTGCAAATGAAGGGCTGGAGACTTCTCCAAATTATCAGAAAACCATGCGACTGAAGTTTTTCAGGCCGCCGTTGATTCAGCCTTTTCGCTGCAAAAATGTTCGTATCGAGGGGGTGACCATTGTAAATTCCCCCTTTTGGACGGTAAATCCTGCTTTTTGTGACAATGTCACCATCACGGGTGTTACGATCGAAAACCCTCCTTCTCCCAATACCGATGGCATCAACCCGACTTCCTGTCGTAATGTGCACATCTCTGACAGCCATATCAGCGTGGGCGACGACTGTATCACGATCAAGTCCGGTAGGGATATGGACGGCCGGAAGTGGGACACTCCTACCGAGAATGTCACGATTACCAATTGCACCATGCTCAGCGGACATGGCGGTGTGGTCATCGGAAGTGAGGTCTCCGGCAGCATCCGAAAAGTGACCATCTCCAATTGCGTATTCGATGGCACCGATAGAGGTATTCGGCTAAAAGCAGCCAGAGGACGTGGCGGTGTGGTCGAAGAAATCCGGGTGGACAATGTCGTCATGAAGGATATCCAGCTAGAAGCCATTGTGATGAACCTTTTTTATGACAAGAACACCAAGGAAGGCCCTGTAACCGAAGAAACACCTGCATTCCGCAACATCCATATTTCCAATGTGACCGGAAGCCAAATCAATGTGGCCGGCAAGATCTTAGGAATTCCCGAGATGCCGATCGACCAGATCAGCTTTTCCAATATCAACATGGATGCTAAAGAGGGCATTTCCATCCATACGGCCACCAATGTGGAGTTGCATGATGTGCAGATCACGACCGAAATGGGCCCTTCCATAAGTGTGGAAGATACCGAAGGGATCATCTTGGACAATATCAAAAGTCGCCGGCCCCATGCAGATCGCCCCGTGGTGGAGCTCATGAATGTCAGCAATGCCTTGGTGACCAACAATTTCCCTATGGTCAGCACCCCAAATTTCCTGAAGATAAATGGAGAAAAGAGCTTGGACATCTTTATTCAAAACAACCAATGGAACAATGTCACCGAACCGGTGATCAAAGGAGAAGAGGTGAAAGGGATAAATTAA